Proteins found in one Zea mays cultivar B73 chromosome 1, Zm-B73-REFERENCE-NAM-5.0, whole genome shotgun sequence genomic segment:
- the LOC100275184 gene encoding LOB domain-containing protein 41, giving the protein MRMSCNGCRVLRKGCSDACTIRPCLQWIKSPEAQANATVFLAKFYGRAGLLNLLAAPPADHLRPAAFRSLLYEACGRIVNPVYGSVGLLWSGQWQACQAAVEAVLKGDPIVQVQVDAASDASPPLGPRRHDIRHVARDPAAAPDVLLRSSSRKRAASSSTSSKHNQPGSSKRASLGKNRQRAEQEPVPMVVEHGEESAGSHDHDHDQHHRLQGSEEDTDVEAASHAHSHVSQAEPEPEPETEPQSHAPPACSQQQANQEHQDDEDEELALELTLGLEPLVRQRQRPKSSRSDCDHSGLSAASSLMCLRLQLPA; this is encoded by the coding sequence ATGCGGATGAGCTGCAACGGCTGCCGCGTCCTGCGCAAgggctgcagcgacgcctgcaccATCCGCCCCTGCCTGCAGTGGATCAAGTCCCCCGAGGCGCAGGCCAACGCCACCGTCTTCCTCGCCAAGTTCTACGGCCGGGCGGGGCTGCTCAACCTGCTGGCCGCGCCGCCCGCCGACCACCTCCGCCCCGCCGCCTTCCGCTCCCTGCTCTACGAGGCGTGCGGCCGCATCGTCAACCCGGTCTACGGCTCCGTCGGCCTGCTCTGGTCGGGCCAGTGGCAGGCGTGCCAGGCCGCCGTCGAGGCCGTGCTCAAGGGCGACCCCATCGTGCAGGTGCAGGTCGACGCCGCGTCCGACGCCTCGCCGCCGCTCGGACCACGTCGCCACGACATCCGCCACGTCGCCAGGGACCCCGCCGCCGCGCCCGACGTcctcctccgcagcagcagccgcAAGCGCGCCGCGTCGTCTTCCACCTCCTCCAAGCACAACCAGCCCGGGAGCAGTAAGCGCGCGTCGCTCGGCAAGAACAGGCAAAGGGCAGAACAAGAGCCGGTGCCCATGGTCGTTGAGCACGGCGAGGAGTCCGCCGGcagccacgaccacgaccacgaccagcaccaccGCCTGCAGGGGTCGGAGGAGGACACCGACGTGGAGGCGGCTTCCCATGCCCACTCCCACGTGAGCCAAGCCGAGCCAGAGCCCGAGCCCGAGACCGAGCCGCAGAGCCACGCGCCGCCAGCCTGCAGCCAGCAGCAGGCTAACCAGGAGCATCAGGACGACGAAGACGAGGAGCTCGCGCTGGAGCTCACGCTCGGGCTGGAGCCGCTCGTCAGGCAGAGGCAGCGGCCCAAGTCTTCGCGCAGCGACTGCGATCACAGCGGACTGA